From Aegilops tauschii subsp. strangulata cultivar AL8/78 chromosome 5, Aet v6.0, whole genome shotgun sequence:
CACTGTCTACATGTGTTCGACCATTTACCTCTGACATGGGGGTGAAGATGACCAAGGTAAAACATGACTTTTTGGTTTCATTGAAAACAAGCTCTTGGAATGAAGCAGTTTTTTTACGAGGAAAACATGAAGATACATGTGGAATCCACAGATCACCACCGGCCAACTACACTGCTCGAGGAAGATGAATCttgcaaaaaagaaagaaagaaagaaagaaagatgAGACATCCTGCATCATCGATCGCTTCCTTGATGAGTGATCTATAGTTTAGGCATAGGAGTGGGAGAGTGGAGGAGCAGTATATCCTGCATTTCGTGTGTGAAGCAGGGCAGTGCGTGGTCCATGAGCGCGACCAAAACCTTGAACCCCCTGCGGCGCCTCTCGTCCGTGGAACTATAAGGCAGCAAGAAGCAGGGAAAGGTGCTCCCGATGATCCGCCAAGAGAGTGGTAGCACGACGTCCGGCCGACCCCACCCGAAATCCACCTCCGAGTGGCCGAGGCGCCGCCAGTCCGTGAAGGCGCTCACACCGCCACCCGCCGTCACCCGCTCCCCGCGGCGGCGGTGCATCTCCTGGAAGTCGATGTAGGAGCGAACGTACTCGTCGTCCACCGCTTGCTTGCTCCTCCTGATAAGAGCAGCTGTGTCCGCCAGCCCCTGGCcgacgagctcgccggcggcaaGGGCCACATATACTGGGACGCACGCGTTGCCCCAGTATCCATCCGGGAGCGCCGGCTCAAGGATTCTGCTCATGTTCATGGAGTAGACCATTTTCACCACCTCGTCGGGGCCAGTTCCGTTGGCCTTCACCCTGCATGCATGCAATATTAAtccattttttattttattttattttttaagtTAATTGCACCAGAAAAATGGTACTCCATCCTTTCATCTACatagggtctaatgcgtttttcgaggctaactttgaccaaatattagagcaataatatatgacatgcaacttacataaagcacaccgttaaattcgtgtgtgaaaggagctttcaatgatataatttttacattatgcatgtcatgtactattaatcttgttaATAGTCAAAGAcggtcttaaaaaacgcattaaGCCCTATATAGATAGAAGGAGGGAGTACAGAAAAATGAATTGAGGCGGCCCTAACCTGGCGCGCCAGATAAACGCCGCGATAACCTCGAAGGTCGTGAGCTTGAGGCCGGCCTCGGCAGAGAGCTGCTTCCTGAGCGCCTCCACGCTTGCGTCGCTCACATGGAAGCACTCCCTCGCCACCGGCTGCCCATGCCTGCTGTATGGCCCGACGTCCTTGTCCTTGTGAGGCGCCAGGACGCGCTCGAACGGAACCGCCCACCGCGGCGGCCGCCTGGACCCCAGCCGCTCCTGCCGCTCCCACACCGGCGTCACACCCAGCTCCTGCCCCTGTGCCAACAGCGCCGCAGCGGCGAGGAACTTGCCGGCACCGGCACCGTCGCATAGCGCGTGCGCACACCTCATCCCCAGGGCGACGCCGCCGCACGCGAACACCGTAGCTTTCAACGCCAGCGCCGGCTCTGCCGCGGCCACACGGTCCGACGGCACCAGCAGCTCAAGCAGCGCTGCGTCCAGCCTGTCCGCGTCGACTTGGTCTGCCCTCAGGTCTGACACCGCCAGAACCAGGGGAACGGCGTCGCTCCCGCTCCCGGAGACAAGGACGCGGCCGTCGTCGTGGACTGAGCCGGCCATCTCCGGGAAAACACCCAGAGCGGCTGCAAAAGCGCGCTGGAGAACAATGAAAGGATCTATGGAGGGCGGGTGGGAAGGGAATATGCGAAGCGTGCGGAAGTCGACGTCGAACACGTTGTGGTCGGAATCCAGCACGGAGAGCGGGGCGGACATGGGCACCACCGGAGCTGGTACCGGGACAAGCTGGATAGTGTCCACCACACGCGGCTCCGACTCCATGCTCCACAGATCGATATTCCTTGCAGCTGCCTTGTGGAGTTGGTTACTAGCTAAGCTATAGGCGGGCGCTCGCCCTTGTATCAATATCAATCTATCTACACCCTCGATCGGTTCCATAGTgtcatattttattttatttcaaaTGTATGTACGTTCAGTGTGTAGCTAGTGCGGTAGGTTGAGATGTCTCCTTTGATGGAAGCTGCTGGTCCTGAATTGAGTTTATTATTAATTACAATACAATGATGGGTCTCCAGTGCATTTACATGACCTTGTCGtcgttgttgtttagcttgatgatAGAATAGATTCCTGTCCCTTCATTGATCAACTTTTCTTGCCTGCATATAAGCTGCAAATAAGTGCGAATGTTGCTATACACACGACAAAGTTGTGGCCGATGCATGGACAATCGTACGTGGCAGCGCCAACAGTGCACAGGAGACGATTGTTTTTGTTTTGGCTGATGCTTAGAGCTGTTGGGAGGAAGTATTGTTCCCAGGTCGTGCGGCAAGTATCGTCCGTAAATCAATTTCGTATAAGTAATCCATAGGTTTAGGCCAACTTCTGATACTTCCAACTAGATCATAATTACGGGTGTTGCCGTGGCCGCTCATGTTAAGGAAAGAGCAATAGAAATATAAAATTTATATTAACAGTACAACTAAAAATACAATGTCCCTCAGAGCAAGCCCCTAATTTGATGACACATACATTTTTTTGGTTGATCCAATGTTTTTATTCATATTAACAGTATACACAATTAGACatggtaaatgataaaaactaCCATTAGCTATAATTCCCAATTGGACATGGTAAAAAGTAAGAAAATTCATTAGGTGTGATTCATATAACCGGAAGCACATCTGCCAACAATTTCAAGTAAAGATTAGTAGATTACATGTGGAGTATATCAAACTTACAGTACAAACACCTAATTACCAATTTTTCAAACATGGTTGAGCTAATCAACTGAACAGTGATGACTTTTGTGGCATGGTTCGCCACCCCTGTCATATTCATGGTGTTATAGGGAGGCGACAATCAATTAGGTGCCGCTTGTCATAGTGAAGCATGTCCAACCTGTATTAGCGGTTGTGTATTTAGTGA
This genomic window contains:
- the LOC109733645 gene encoding inactive tetrahydroanabasine acetyltransferase pauper allele; translated protein: MEPIEGVDRLILIQGRAPAYSLASNQLHKAAARNIDLWSMESEPRVVDTIQLVPVPAPVVPMSAPLSVLDSDHNVFDVDFRTLRIFPSHPPSIDPFIVLQRAFAAALGVFPEMAGSVHDDGRVLVSGSGSDAVPLVLAVSDLRADQVDADRLDAALLELLVPSDRVAAAEPALALKATVFACGGVALGMRCAHALCDGAGAGKFLAAAALLAQGQELGVTPVWERQERLGSRRPPRWAVPFERVLAPHKDKDVGPYSRHGQPVARECFHVSDASVEALRKQLSAEAGLKLTTFEVIAAFIWRARVKANGTGPDEVVKMVYSMNMSRILEPALPDGYWGNACVPVYVALAAGELVGQGLADTAALIRRSKQAVDDEYVRSYIDFQEMHRRRGERVTAGGGVSAFTDWRRLGHSEVDFGWGRPDVVLPLSWRIIGSTFPCFLLPYSSTDERRRRGFKVLVALMDHALPCFTHEMQDILLLHSPTPMPKL